One window of Corynebacterium sp. P3-F1 genomic DNA carries:
- a CDS encoding GDSL-type esterase/lipase family protein: MRFYKFGATLLTALACGAMLPVADAAPNLPELSAPIAPNLPQVPNLPAPNLPQVPNLPAPNLPQVPNLPAPNLPQVPNLPAPNLPQVPSLPAPNVPQLEELEPAPPVNSHVKESYVSFGDSVAANPTALDVTVYRAKLKNPSIQWPTIREGFCAQDPNNFAAQAARSTGLRLEDYSCPGATAYVEPTENDSIPHDTVRQQVERAIRDGSLDSNTRLVTISAGVNDTYQPSNFPSKTTQEQRMKRFNEAMVGAINRIKETAPSAKVIILGIPDETDGFNHTCGSNLLNVTSHWYFPLVAYYQDEIREQQRRAAADTNSEFLDMVAEISVESGKNGCSNDPGRYGASISDDASHKLAGHLTDAGHVYYAKRITETYFS; the protein is encoded by the coding sequence CTACTCTCCTGACCGCATTGGCCTGTGGCGCTATGCTCCCAGTTGCCGATGCTGCGCCTAATCTGCCTGAACTCTCAGCACCCATCGCTCCTAACCTTCCCCAAGTCCCTAACCTTCCCGCGCCTAACCTTCCCCAAGTCCCTAACCTTCCCGCGCCTAACCTTCCCCAAGTCCCTAACCTTCCCGCGCCTAACCTTCCCCAAGTCCCTAACCTTCCCGCGCCTAACCTTCCTCAAGTTCCTTCGCTTCCTGCGCCTAACGTTCCCCAGCTTGAAGAATTAGAGCCGGCCCCACCAGTCAATAGCCACGTTAAGGAAAGCTACGTCAGCTTTGGCGACTCAGTAGCTGCGAATCCGACCGCCTTGGATGTCACCGTCTACCGAGCGAAGCTGAAAAACCCCTCGATACAATGGCCGACGATCCGAGAAGGTTTTTGTGCGCAGGACCCCAACAATTTTGCAGCTCAGGCCGCGCGAAGCACCGGTCTGCGCCTAGAAGACTACTCGTGCCCCGGTGCCACTGCTTATGTAGAACCTACGGAAAATGATTCGATTCCACATGACACAGTTCGTCAGCAAGTTGAACGAGCCATCAGGGATGGCAGTCTTGATTCCAATACCCGGCTGGTCACCATCAGCGCTGGCGTGAACGACACCTACCAGCCCAGTAACTTCCCTTCAAAAACCACCCAGGAACAACGGATGAAACGCTTCAACGAGGCGATGGTGGGAGCAATTAATCGCATCAAGGAAACCGCGCCTAGCGCCAAGGTGATCATCCTCGGGATTCCCGATGAGACAGATGGTTTCAACCACACCTGTGGATCTAATCTTTTAAACGTTACCAGTCACTGGTACTTTCCGTTGGTAGCCTACTACCAAGACGAAATTCGCGAGCAGCAGCGACGAGCTGCCGCTGATACGAATAGCGAGTTTCTTGACATGGTTGCCGAAATTTCCGTAGAAAGCGGAAAGAATGGTTGCTCGAACGATCCGGGCCGTTACGGCGCTTCCATTTCAGACGATGCCTCACACAAGCTCGCAGGCCACCTAACCGATGCCGGACACGTCTACTACGCTAAGCGCATTACTGAAACATACTTCAGTTAA
- a CDS encoding bifunctional cytochrome P450/NADPH--P450 reductase, with the protein MTSKTSERPRLGSSSVNPDTAIPGPKSYPLIGTAYSLDPRNIVQSGTRLAEKHGRFYRQEIPGSAPFYVVTSFALVDELSDETRFHKVVHPALQEVSGFSGNGLFTAEFDDPEWGKAHRILMPAFSPVALRGMYHRMADIADQLMLKWSRARADEEIDVAGDFTRLTLDTIALCSFTFRFNSFYTEGFHPFIDAMGRGLNHAGKRAHALKIQKNLGLIGNHQFKNDVSVMQDTVDSLIRERRRNPSPEGYEDVLDVMMNATDPETGERLTDENLRYQLITFLIAGHETTSGLLSFVLYELMRNPRVLTKARENTDSVLNGRFPQYEDLKDLNYIDQVLREGLRKYPTAPAYAVTPFETTTIGENGGTGGTPVTVNPGDTLLVLLGHMHRDPAVWDNPEEFRPERFDPENAKLIPHNAWKPFGNGQRSCLGRFFALQEATMMLALIVQHLDFNFANPSYELEMLDGLTSKPKDLFVTIQPREEYPYLGPKRYDEPPADAPTTEETPITKVDAPPNGYKLRLLVGSNAGTSRSHAEELAAFAKTQGFEVDMSDLDDAVNSLQGGDIAIVATSSYEGLPPDNAKRFFNWITGKEAPSLTGVKFAVLGSGNSDWAETFQRVPAEIDEAMESRGAIRLIDRGVIDMKGDYLADFESWSKRLWSKLAADLDLSFDDHSKSDFVEVTVVDAGRQNMLVAETDGPFVEAVVTSVQKLSTDVDGTMNEKFKAVLELPEGISYSTGDYLEVLPKNSSSGVNRVLDHFQLAGEDRIKLSGCSTFLPIDQVLTINDLLENYVELATPLSKRHLDLAVAQCQCPPEKAQLSQLAETETYNELLEKRTSLLDFLETFRSVDFTFGQFISMLEPLRARRYSISSSALGEPTKPSLTFSRIESPAWSGRGTFTGVSSNYLAKQQAGSKILVSVVPGNKHFQVEPDPSIPMILIGAGTGIAPLRAFIEERATRCHNEGITPAKSLFFYGCHGPESDFLYSEELHEWEKDGVIDVRTAFSRHHSRSESGTDIKYVQDRLYSDRNDVFNLLEKGAKTLVCGDAKRMAPAVRKTFAKIISEHRGFNEQQAAAEVRNMEQELFTYVTEAFT; encoded by the coding sequence ATGACGTCCAAAACCTCCGAACGCCCTAGGCTGGGCTCATCGAGCGTTAACCCTGACACCGCTATCCCCGGGCCGAAATCGTACCCGCTAATCGGAACCGCCTATTCACTCGATCCACGCAACATCGTTCAGTCCGGAACGCGATTGGCTGAAAAACACGGGCGTTTTTATCGACAAGAGATACCCGGCTCTGCACCGTTCTACGTGGTGACCTCTTTCGCCTTGGTCGATGAGCTCTCAGATGAAACCCGTTTTCATAAGGTCGTCCACCCCGCCCTCCAAGAAGTAAGCGGATTCTCTGGTAACGGCCTTTTTACCGCCGAGTTCGACGATCCGGAGTGGGGTAAAGCACATCGAATTCTTATGCCCGCTTTCAGCCCAGTTGCTCTGCGCGGAATGTACCACCGCATGGCAGACATCGCAGACCAGCTTATGCTTAAGTGGTCGAGAGCACGAGCCGATGAAGAAATTGATGTCGCTGGTGACTTCACTAGATTGACGCTCGACACCATTGCGCTCTGCTCATTTACATTTCGCTTCAATTCATTCTATACGGAAGGCTTTCACCCCTTTATCGACGCAATGGGTCGTGGCTTGAATCATGCCGGCAAGCGAGCCCATGCTTTGAAGATTCAGAAGAATCTTGGTCTTATTGGCAATCACCAGTTCAAGAACGATGTCTCGGTCATGCAGGACACCGTTGATAGTTTGATTAGGGAACGACGAAGGAATCCTAGCCCAGAGGGCTATGAAGACGTTCTCGATGTCATGATGAATGCAACCGATCCTGAGACTGGGGAGCGTCTGACCGACGAAAACCTACGCTATCAGTTGATTACGTTTCTAATTGCAGGCCACGAGACAACTTCTGGGCTGCTCAGTTTCGTTCTCTACGAATTGATGCGTAATCCCCGAGTCTTAACCAAGGCACGCGAAAACACCGATTCGGTCCTCAACGGTAGATTCCCTCAATATGAAGATCTCAAAGATCTAAACTACATTGATCAAGTACTTCGTGAAGGTCTAAGGAAGTACCCCACTGCTCCGGCATATGCAGTAACACCTTTTGAAACTACGACGATTGGTGAGAACGGTGGCACAGGAGGAACCCCAGTAACTGTCAACCCTGGAGACACGCTGTTGGTTCTCCTCGGACACATGCATCGTGATCCGGCCGTATGGGATAATCCCGAGGAGTTCAGACCGGAACGGTTCGATCCTGAGAATGCCAAATTAATACCTCATAATGCGTGGAAACCATTTGGAAATGGGCAACGATCGTGTCTCGGCCGCTTCTTCGCGCTCCAAGAAGCCACCATGATGCTTGCGTTGATTGTTCAACACTTGGATTTCAACTTCGCAAATCCAAGCTATGAACTGGAAATGCTTGACGGCCTAACTTCGAAACCGAAAGACCTGTTCGTCACTATCCAACCGAGGGAAGAATATCCGTACCTCGGACCCAAGCGCTACGACGAGCCTCCCGCTGACGCTCCCACGACAGAAGAGACACCAATCACAAAGGTCGATGCTCCTCCGAACGGGTATAAGCTGCGCCTGCTCGTAGGTTCTAACGCCGGAACCTCTCGTAGTCACGCTGAAGAATTAGCGGCTTTTGCCAAAACACAAGGCTTCGAAGTCGACATGTCTGATCTCGATGATGCCGTCAATTCTCTGCAGGGGGGCGACATTGCAATCGTAGCTACCAGTTCATATGAAGGTCTCCCCCCGGATAATGCAAAGCGTTTCTTCAATTGGATAACAGGCAAGGAAGCACCGTCACTAACAGGTGTGAAATTTGCTGTGCTTGGCAGCGGTAACTCAGACTGGGCAGAGACGTTCCAACGCGTTCCAGCCGAGATCGACGAGGCCATGGAATCTCGCGGAGCCATACGATTGATTGATCGCGGTGTAATTGACATGAAGGGAGACTATCTCGCCGACTTCGAATCTTGGTCAAAACGACTTTGGTCAAAACTCGCAGCCGATCTCGATCTTTCGTTCGATGATCACAGCAAGTCAGACTTCGTCGAGGTCACAGTAGTTGATGCTGGGCGTCAGAATATGTTGGTAGCCGAGACAGACGGCCCATTCGTCGAAGCAGTAGTCACCAGCGTTCAAAAGCTATCCACAGACGTTGATGGGACCATGAACGAGAAATTCAAGGCTGTTCTTGAACTTCCTGAAGGGATTTCATACTCGACAGGCGATTACTTAGAGGTACTTCCGAAGAACTCGTCATCCGGTGTCAACCGCGTGTTGGACCATTTCCAATTAGCAGGGGAAGATCGCATAAAGCTTTCCGGTTGCTCCACGTTCCTGCCCATAGACCAAGTATTGACAATTAATGATCTACTTGAAAACTACGTTGAGCTTGCAACACCGTTGAGCAAGCGGCACCTGGATCTAGCAGTTGCACAGTGTCAATGCCCACCCGAAAAAGCTCAACTATCGCAACTCGCTGAAACCGAAACTTACAACGAGCTGCTCGAGAAGCGGACCTCGCTCCTAGATTTCCTCGAAACTTTCCGATCTGTAGACTTCACCTTCGGCCAGTTCATTTCAATGCTTGAGCCGCTCCGAGCTCGTCGCTACTCAATCTCGTCGTCTGCTCTCGGTGAACCGACAAAGCCTTCTTTGACCTTCTCCCGCATCGAATCTCCTGCATGGTCAGGCCGTGGAACCTTCACTGGCGTTTCTTCCAATTATTTAGCGAAACAGCAGGCCGGTTCTAAGATCTTGGTTTCGGTAGTGCCCGGAAATAAACATTTCCAAGTGGAGCCAGATCCATCCATACCAATGATTCTTATCGGCGCTGGTACTGGGATCGCCCCCCTCCGTGCATTCATCGAGGAACGTGCAACACGTTGCCACAATGAAGGCATCACACCAGCTAAATCTTTGTTTTTCTATGGCTGCCACGGCCCCGAATCCGACTTCCTATATAGCGAGGAACTCCATGAGTGGGAGAAGGATGGTGTAATCGATGTTCGCACCGCGTTCTCACGTCACCACAGTCGAAGCGAAAGCGGTACGGACATTAAGTATGTTCAGGACCGCCTCTATTCGGATCGCAATGATGTGTTCAATCTTCTCGAGAAAGGAGCGAAGACCCTCGTTTGCGGAGATGCCAAGCGGATGGCCCCAGCGGTCCGTAAGACTTTCGCAAAGATAATCTCGGAGCACCGAGGCTTCAATGAGCAACAGGCTGCTGCAGAAGTCAGAAATATGGAGCAGGAACTCTTTACTTATGTAACAGAGGCATTCACCTAA